The following are encoded together in the Triticum dicoccoides isolate Atlit2015 ecotype Zavitan chromosome 6B, WEW_v2.0, whole genome shotgun sequence genome:
- the LOC119323271 gene encoding 40S ribosomal protein S24-1-like: MADAKTAPAVTLRTRKFMTNRLLSRKQFVLEVIHPGRANVSKADLKERLAKIYEVKDSNCIFVFKFRTHFGGGKSTGFGLIYDNLEAAKKFEPKYRLIRNGLATKVEKSRKQIKERKNRTKKIRGVKKTKAGDAKKK, encoded by the exons ATGGCGGACGCTAAGACGGCGCCTGCGGTGACTCTCCGCACCCGTAAGTTCATGACGAACCGTCTCCTCTCACGCAAGCAATTCGTGCTCGAGGTGATCCACCCCGGCCGCGCCAACGTGTCCAAG GCGGATCTCAAGGAGCGTCTGGCCAAGATTTATGAGGTGAAGGACTCGAACTGCATCTTTGTGTTCAAGTTCCGCACCCACTTCGGAGGCGGCAAGTCCACCGGCTTCGGCCTCATCTACGATAACCTCGAGGCTGCCAAGAAGTTCGAGCCCAAGTACAGGCTGATCAGG AACGGGCTAGCCACCAAGGTAGAGAAATCACGCAAGCAGATCAAGGAGAGGAAGAACAGAACGAAGAAGATCCGTGGAGTCAAGAAG ACAAAGGCCGGGGATGCCAAGAAGAAATAA